The sequence TGACCTGCAGCCGGGGTCCCAATACACCTGTTTTGGGATTCACAAAGGACTTCACGTCATCGTCATAGATCATATCAAGTGATATTACTGCTGAGATATGTTTATTCACCGCCAGGTTGAGCGAATTGGTCATATACAGATCCACGTTTTGCGGATTGTTCCGATAATTGGAGTAGAGATCTAATCTGCCCTTGTACACAATCCCTTTGGCCAGTGACTGTACGGTATTGATAGTCAGGTAAGCACCAAATTCAGATTTGATATGCTTGCCGGTATCTACTCCAAATGAGCCCTGGGATGCCAGATAGTCGTCCATCACAAATACATAACGGCCGGTAACAGGAGAGAAGAAGATCGAAAACTGGTCGGTCGGCTTATAGTCAATACCCGGAGAAAGCACTAAATAAGCAGGTGCGAAGAACCTGGATGACAAAGTCTTGGAAGTATCCGTATACAGGTAACCATCAGTAAACTGACTACGAAGATCCACCAACCCTGACAGGTAAAAGTTTTTACCAATGTCATAACCATATTTGGAGGTTATGGAAAGCAGGTCATCGCTCTTACGGCCACCAAGGCTGGTCGTATTTACATAACCGTATGCAAGGTTCAGTACGTTGTCCCAGCTATGCTTCCCCTTTTTGTAAAAGGCAAACGCACTCAGGGAAGAGGCAACGGAGAAAGAGAACTTATCACCACCCGCAGCCCAATTGGTCAAAGATCCCTGGTTTACGTTCAGGTTGAACATGCCTCCTTTTTTCCAAACTTTGTTAGTAGTGTCACTGGCGTCTTTCTTAATTTTCCCGCTGGCTTCTTCGCGGGATGTTTTCA is a genomic window of Chitinophaga sp. LS1 containing:
- a CDS encoding DUF3078 domain-containing protein, encoding MRRSFLTVLVLVCTFGVLHAQDDWMKTSREEASGKIKKDASDTTNKVWKKGGMFNLNVNQGSLTNWAAGGDKFSFSVASSLSAFAFYKKGKHSWDNVLNLAYGYVNTTSLGGRKSDDLLSITSKYGYDIGKNFYLSGLVDLRSQFTDGYLYTDTSKTLSSRFFAPAYLVLSPGIDYKPTDQFSIFFSPVTGRYVFVMDDYLASQGSFGVDTGKHIKSEFGAYLTINTVQSLAKGIVYKGRLDLYSNYRNNPQNVDLYMTNSLNLAVNKHISAVISLDMIYDDDVKSFVNPKTGVLGPRLQVKEVIGVGFSAKF